The sequence below is a genomic window from Microbacterium sp. cx-55.
TCCCGCTCGTATCGGCGAACATGAACTCGGTCACCGGCCCGCGGCTCGCGGCGACCCTCGCCCGACGCGGCGGACTCGGCGTGCTGCCCCAGGACATGCCCCTGCAGGAGCTCGATGCTGCCATCCGGTGGGTCAAGCGGCAGCCGGTGCGCTGGGACACGCCTCTGGTGCTGCCCCCGCAGACGACCGTCAGCGACGCGTCCCGGATGCTGCCCGCCACCCCCGGGCACGGGATCGTCGTCGCCGACGCTCCCGCTGAGGGGCTCTCGATCGACGACATCGCCGGGGTGGTGCCCGCCTCCCGGCTCGCCACCGCGCTGCCGGATGCGACCCTCGGCGATCTCGTTCGCGGCCGCCCCGTCGCGATCGACGCGGACGACGTCGCGGACGCGCGCGCCGCGTTCGATCTGCTCGTCGCGGCGGATGCGGAAACCGTGTGCGTGCTGCACCACGGGCACCTCGTCGGCACGCTCTCGCAGCGGAGCGCCCTGCGCTCGACGCTGTACCGACCCGCCGTCGACGCGAACGGTCGACTGATCGTGGCCGCCGCCATCGGCATCAACGGCGACGTTGCCAGCAAGGCGCGCGCGCTCGCGGCCGCCGGAGTCGACGTGCTCGTGCTCGACACCGCGCACGGCCACCAGGAGGGGATGCTGCACGCCCTCCGGGCCGTGTCGGCGCTCCAGCTCGGACTCCCCATCGCCGCTGGCAACATCGTGACCGGTGACGGCGTCCGCGATCTCGTCGACGCCGGCGCCTCGATCCTGAAGGTCGGCGTGGGGCCGGGCGCGATGTGCACGACGCGGATGATGACCGCGGTCGGGCGCCCCCAGTTCTCCGCGGTCCTCGAGACGGCCGCGGCGGCGCGCGAGTTCGGCGCGCACGTGTGGGCGGACGGCGGAGTGCGCTACCCCCGCGACGTCGCGCTGGCGCTGGCCGCGGGCGCCGCATCCGTCATGGTCGGCTCGTGGTTCGCCGGCACGATCGAGGCGCCCGGCGAGCTTTTCGCGGATGCCCAGGGCCGGGTCTACAAGGAATCGTGGGGGATGGCGTCCACGAAGGCCGTGCAGGCGCGGTTCGGCCGGCTCGACGCCTACGAGCGCGCTCGGAAGGAGCTGTTCGCCGAGGGGATCTCGTCGTCGAAGATCTACCTCGATCCGCTGCGCCCGGGCCTCGAGGATCTGCTCGACATGATCACCTCCGGCGTGCGCTCGTCGTTCACCTACGCCGGCGCGTCGACGGTCGCCGAGTTCCACGACCGCGCCCTCGTCGGCCTGCAGTCCGCATCCGGCTACGAAGAGGGCAAGGCGCTCCCCGTCAGCTGGTGACCCGCGCGGCGCGGCGCCCCGCGCTGAGCCCGTCCGCCGGTCGCGGTTCGCCCGTGCTGAATCGCTCTGCGCGCTACTTTCCTGCACTCGCGCCTCCGATCTGTGGCGCGACAGCAGGAAAGTAGCGCGCCGACCAGGGGGCACCCGTGGCGGGGGACCCGAGCGGCGCGTGCTCGTGCCCGAAGGGAGCGTCGGGCGGGCGATCCTGTCCTCCACGGGGGGATGCGGACCCGGATTTGTCCACGGATGGGGCGCAGAGCCCGCGGAAGGGGCGATCACGAGGCCAGCCTGACTCCATGCAACCGCCCGCGCCGCCCGACATCGAGGTCTATCGCCGCAAAGATCGCGACGGGATGCCGGTCAATGATCGGCGGCTCCGCGCGCACGTGGAGGCGGGCCTCGTCCACCGGGTGTACCCCGGATCGTTCGTCTCCGCCGACGCATGGAACGGGCTTCGCGCACGCGAGCGTCACCACATCCTGGTCATAGAGGCGGCGGAGCACGCTCGTGGACCGCTCGTGATCACCCACGACTCGGCTGCGGCGGTCTGGGGGATGGAACGGCTGGGCACCTGGCCGGAGCGCGTGGACACCCGGATCGACCGCCGGACGGGAGGCCGCTCGACCGGCCTCATTCGCCGAAGAGCGTGGGGGACGAACGGCATCGACCTCGTGCCGTGGGGGTCGCACTGGATCACCTCGCCCGCGCAGACCGCGCTCGATCTCGCGGCGGACTCCTCGTTCACCTCGGGCGTCGTGGCGCTCGACCAAGCGCTGTGGGGCCGCCGCGAAGGAGATCCGCTCGTGCAGGTGCCCGATCTGCGAGCGGCGGCGGAGCACGCCGACGTCGGACGCGGCGTCGCCCGAATGCGGATGGCGCTGGAGTTCGTCACCCCGATGTCGGATTCGGTCCGCGAGTCACAGAGCCGGGTGGCGATCCACCGCCTCGGCTTCCCCGCGCCGATTCTGCAGCAGCGGTTCTTGTTGGGCGGGGGACGGGTCGCCTACACGGACTTCTTCTTCGAGGCGCACGCGCACGTGGGCGAGTTCGACGGCGTCGGCAAGTACGTCGATGCCGCGCTTCTGCGGGGCCGCACACCTCAACAGGCGTTGCTCGCGGAGAAGGATCGCGAAGACGCGCTGCGCCGCCGCATCCGCGGTCTATCGCGATGGCGGACGCCCGAGCTGCAGGACGTCCGGCTTCTCTACGACATCCTCTCCGGCGCGGGCTTGCCGACGTCGTCGCCGCGGCCCCGCTCCCGACTGCAATTCGTCTGACTCGTTCGGTGCTCGCTCGTCCCCGCGTCACATTTGCCCTCTCGCTGTTCATCGCGCGCCATCTTCCTGCTCCCGCGCCACAGATCGGAGGCGCGCGAGCAGGAAACTAGCGCGCCGGGCAGCGGAGTAGCACGGCTGGCGGAGCGGATGCGGAACGGCGGGGCGGTAGAGCGTGCGGGGTGATGCGGAGCGGCGGGACGGATGCGGGGGAGCCCGGGTCCGGAGGGTGCAGTCTTCGGTAAAGTGGTCCGCACGATGGACGACCCTCCCAGTTGCAGACCCTCGCCCCACCGACCCCCCTCCCGCACGGGAGGTGATGCGTGATGGATTACGTCATGTTGGGCGTGGGGCTCCTGCTCACCGTGGGTACGGGCTTGTTCGTTGCGAGCGAGTTCGCCCTCGTCAATCTTGATCGCGCCGACCTCGAGTCGCGGCGCGACGCCGGCGAGACCCGGCTGGCGATGACGATCGGCGCGTTGCGGATGACGTCGACGCACCTCTCGAGCGCGCAGCTCGGCATCACCCTGACCACGCTGCTCACCGGTTACACGATGGAACCGGCGATCTCGAACCTGTTGCGCCCGGTGCTCAGCGGATGGGGGATCGCGGAGGGCATCGTCGTCGGCGTCTCCTCGGTGATCGGCATAACGATCGCGACGGTGTTCTCGATGATCATCGGCGAGCTCGTCCCCAAGAACTTCGCGCTCGCGATCCCGCGGCAGACGGCGATTCTGGTCATGCCCTTCCAAGTCGCGTTCACCACGGTCTTCCGCCCGGCGGTGGCTCTGCTCAACGGCAGCGCGAACGGCATCCTGCGCTCCGTCGGCATCGAGCCGAAAGAAGAACTGTCCGGCGCCCGCACCGCCGAAGAACTCTCGAGCCTCGTCCGCCGTTCCGCGAGCGCGGGCGTGCTCGAGAAGGACACCGCGTCGCTTCTCGACCGCACCCTGACATTCGCTCGACTGAGCGCCGACGACGTGATGACGCCGCGTCCGCGCGTTCACGCCGTCGCCGCATCCGATTCCGCGGATGACGTCATCCAGCTGGCGCGCTCGACGGGACACAGCCGCTTCCCGGTCTACGACGAATCCATGGACGACATCGTCGGCATCGTGCACCTCAAGGCCGCCGTCGCCGTGCCCCGCGATCGGCGCGGAGACGTGCCCGCCGCGGCCCTCGCGAGCGAGGCGCTGCGCGTTCCCGAGACCGTCCACCTCGACGTGCTCGTCGCGGAGCTCCGCGCCCGCGGCTATCAGATGGCCATCGTCGTCGACGAGTACGGCGGCACCGCCGGCGTCGTCACGCTGGAGGACCTGGTCGAGGAGATCGTCGGCGAGGTGCTCGATGAGCACGACCGGCGGCGTGCGGAGATCGTCCGCGGTGCCGATTCGGTGACGTTCTCGGCCGCGCTCCGTCCCGACGAACTGAGCGACCGCGCCGGCGTCCGCGTGCCCGAGGGCGACGTCTACGACACGGTCGGCGGATTCTTGATGAGCGAACTGGAACGGATCCCCCGAGTGGGCGACGAAGTGGAGATCGAGGACGGCACGCTGGCGGTGGCCCGCATGGACGGACGACGCGTCGACCGGGTGAAGTTCACCCCGCGATCGATGCCCGGTGACACACCCGACCACGTCGCACGTGAGGCCCGAGGGGGTGAGTCCCGATGAGCGATTGGGTGGGAATCGTCTGGCTCGTGGTGCTGCTCGTCTTCAACGCCTTCTTCGTCGGCGCCGAGTTCGCGGTCATCTCCGCGCGCCGATCGCAGATCGAACCCCTCGCCGAGAAGGGATCGCGCGCGGCGAAGACGGCGCTGTGGGCGATGGAGCACGCCACGCTCATGCTGGCCACGTGCCAGCTCGGCATCACGATCTGCTCGCTGCTGATCCTGAACGTCTCCGAGCCCGCCATCCACCATCTGCTCGCGGTTCCGCTCGAGCTGACCGGATGGAGCGAGGGGGTCGTCGACATCGTCGCCTTCGCCTTCGCGCTGGTGCTCGTGTCGTACCTGCACGTGGTGTTCGGAGAGATGGTGCCGAAGAACCTCGCGTTCTCGGTGCCGGATCGCGCGGTGCTGATGCTGGCGCCGCCGCTCGTGTGGGTCTCGAAGGTGTTCCGCCCGATCATCGTCTCGCTCAACTGGACCGCGAATCACATCGTGCGCCTGTTCCGGGTGGAGCCGAAGGATGAGGCGGCCTCGACCTTCACGCTCGAGGAGGTCGCGACGATCGTCAACCAGTCGCGGATCGAGGGCGTGCTCGATGATTCCGCGGGCGCCGTTGCGGCGGTCGTGGAGTTCACCGACAAGAAGGCGAAGGATGCGGCCGTGCCGCTCGCCGAGCTCGTCACCCTGCCGCAGCACACCACGGCGGCGGAGATCGAACGCGCCGTCGCCCGCCACGGGTTCTCGCGCTACGTGATCGTGGACGACGCGGGCGTGCCCGTCGGATACGTGCACCTGAAGGACGTGCTGCGGGTGACCGAGGACCCGGCGGACCCGCGCCCGGACCGGGTGATCCCCGCCAAGCGGATCCATCAGATGGTGCCGCTGCAGGAGACGACCGATCTGGAGGACGCGCTGGCGCTCATGCGCCGCGCCGGCCGCCACCTCGCGCAGGTGCGGGACGCCACCGGGCGCACGACCGCGGTGCTGTTCCTCGAGGACATCATCGAGGAACTGATCGGAGAGGTGCAGGACGCGACCCGCCGCGCCCGCTGAGCAGCATCCGTCTCCCGCCTTTCGACCGCGAGACGGGATCGGGGCGCCGAGACAGCGGGGTTACCCCACTGTCTCGGCGCGAAGATCCCGTCTCGCGGACCCGACCGGGCCCGACCGGACCGGACCGGTAGCGGGAGCGAGCCGGGATGCGGCGGCGGGCGGCGGGATGCGGTCAGTGGCGGCGGGCGGCCCGCTCATACTGGGGCGGCCACGGGGCCGACACGCCGAGCTCGCCGGCGGCACGGAGAGCGAAGTGGGGGTCGCGGAGCCACTCGCGCGCGGCCATGACCGCATCCGCATCGCCGTCGACCAGCACTTGCTCGGCCTGTGCCCCCGAATCGATCAGCCCGATCGCGCTGACGGGCAGGCCCGCCTCGTGCAGGCGCCGCGCCAGCGGCACCTGGTAGCCGGGGCCGGCCGAGATCTGCTGGTGGGCGACGAGGCCGCCAGAGGAGATGTCGAAGAAGTCGGCACCGTGCTCCGCGGCCCACTGCGCGACCTGCACGGTCTCCTCGATCGTCCATCCGCCCTCGGCCCAGTCCGTGCCGGAGAAGCGCACGAACAGCGCAGCCTCGGGCGCTTCTCGGCGGACGGCGTCGACCACGCGCAGCAGGAGGTGCGCGCGTCCCGACAACGGACCGCCGTACTCGTCGGTGCGCGTGTTGGCGAGGGGTGAGAGGAACTGGTGCAGCAGGTATCCGTGGGCGGCGTGCACCTCGAGGACGACGAAACCGGCCTCGACCGTTCGGCGCGCCGCCGCGCCGAAGTCGGCGACGACCTGGTCGATCTCGAACGCCGTGAGCTCCCGCGGCACGGCGTAGCCCTCGTACGCGATCGCGGACGGGGCTACGGGTTCCCAGCCCCCGTCGGCGGGCGGCACGGTCCCGTGGTGTCCGGAGAACGGCGACCAGGTCGACCCCTTGCGCCCCGCGTGCGCGAGCTGGATGCCGGCGACCGCGCCGCGGCTGTGGATGGCGGCGACGATCGGCTTCCACGCATCCCGCTGCTCGTCGTTCCAGATGCCGGTGTCCTCGGGCGAGATGCGCCCCACGGGAGACACGGCCGTCGCCTCGCTGATCACGAGACCCGCCCCGCCGCTCGCGAACTGGGCGAGGTGCACGTGGTGCCACTCGCCGGGCATCCCGTTCTGGGCGCTGTACTGGCACATCGGTGCCACCCACAGACGATTGCGCATGTGCGCGGAACAGATGGTCAGCGCAGAGAACAGCTGGGACAACGGGGCTCCTCGAGGTTCGCGGATAGGGTGACGCCATGGTGGTGACGGAGTGGAACGCGGCCTGCACGCGACGGTCGTTGCGTGAGCCAACGGCCGCCGATGACAAGTATTCCCGCGGCGTCGTCGGGATGCGCACGGGTTCGGAGGCGTATCCGGGCGCCGCGCTCCTCGGCGTCGAGGCGGCGTGGCGAACCGGCACGGGCATGGTGCGCTACATCGGCCCCCCGCGCCCGACGGCGCTCGTGCTGTCCCGCCGCCCCGAAACCGTCACCTCGTCGGGCCGCGTGCAGGCGTGGGTCATCGGATCGGGAACGGATGCGGCCAGCCGCTCGGCGCTCGAGACGTCGGCACTCGTCCGCATCCTGTCGGGCACGGTGCCGGTCGTCGTCGACGCCGGGGCCCTCGATCTCGCCGCGGATGCGACCGCGCCGGTCATCGTCACGCCGCACGCGCGCGAGTTCGACCGGCTGCGGGCCGTCCTCGGACTCCCGGCGCTCCGCCCGGACGCGGACGACGCGGAACGCACGGATGCCGCCCGTGACACGGCCACGGCCCTGGGCGGTGTGGTGCTGCTGAAGGGATCGGCGACCCTCGTCGCCGATCCGGGCGGCGACGTGCGGATCGTGCGCGCGGGCACACCGTGGCTCGCGACGGCCGGCACGGGAGACGTGCTCGGCGGAGTGCTCGGCGCGGTGATCGCCGGCGGGGTCGCACGCGACGAGTCGGGTGATCCGGGGCGCTGGCTCGCGGATGCGGTCGCCTCGGCGAGCTGGCTGCACGGCCGCGCCGGAAACGCCGCCGCGGAACGCCTCGGCGGGTCGGGCGGTCCGATCACGGCCCTCGACGTCGCAGAAGCGCTCCCGGGCGTGGTCGGCGCCCTGCTCGCGTCAGCATCCGACTGACTCGCCCGCGCCGCGTCGTCCACCGGACCGGCCACGCGAGCCCCGCTCGCGCACGTCGAGTCCGCCGCGGGAGGCGTTCGCGTCCGGGGGCGCAGGGGCCGTCCACGTAGGATGTCCTGCGTGTCAAAACGGGCGGTTCTGTGGGTAGCGTTCCTCATCGTCCACCTCGGGGTCTCCGTCCTCGGGTGGATCATGCCGAACGAGCCGATGGGCGACGTCTACCGCGTGTACGAACCGTGGTCGGGCGCGTTCTTGAACGGCGGCTACTTCACTCAGCCGGACCCGATGACCGGGCAGCCGAAAGACAACTACTACGGGTTCGTCGGCATCACGGATTCGTGGGTGTACCCGCAGCTCGCGCTCCTGCCGATGCTGTTCACGTGGCTGTTCGCGTGGGCCGTGTCGTACACGCCGGCATGGGCCATCACGGTCGCGCTCCTGGATGCGGTCGCTTTCGCGGTGCTCGTCGGCCGGGGCCGCTCGACCGGGCGGAACGTCGGTGCGTGGTTCTGGCTCGTGTTCATCGCGCTGATGGGGCCGGTGGCGCTGTACCGGCTGGACGCGATCACCGTGCCGCTGGGCATCATGGGCTGCCTCTGGCTCGTCGGGCGGCCGTGGCTCGGTTCGATCCTTCTGGCGGTGGCGACCTGGATCAAGGTGTGGCCCGCCGCTCTTCTCGCTGCCGCCCTGATCGCCGTCCGCCGCCGGATGGTGGTCATCGGGGGAGCGCTGCTGGTGAGCGTCGCCACCCTCGCCGTGGTGTTCGTCGCCGGCGGCGGCCGGTACGCCTTCGGTTTCATCGGGGATCAGACCGGTCGCGGGCTGCAGGTGGAGTCGCCGGTGAGCACGTTCTACCTGTGGGACGCCATGCTCGGCGGGTCCTCGCAGGTCTTCTACAACCCGGATCTGCTGACGTTCGAGGTGCTCGGACCGTTCGTCGACCCGGTGATCGACATCATGACGCCGATCCTCGCGATCGGGGTGGGCGCCGTGGCGCTGCTCGGCGCGTACAAGGCCTGGCGCGGCGCCTCGTTCGCCGCGCTGTTCCCCCCGCTCGCCCTCGCCCTCGTGACGGCGTTCATCGCTCTGAACAAGGTCGGGTCGCCGCAGTACATCGTGTGGCTGGTCGTGCCCCTGGTCATCGGTCTCGTGCTGGATCGACGGCGCTGGTGGGGGCCGGGGATCCTCGTGCTCGTCATCGCCGCGTGCACCCAGATCATCTACCCGCTGACCTACTTCGATCTCCTGGTCGCGCTTCCCTTCCCCGTCATCGTCATCACGGTGCGAAACGCTCTCCTGATCGCCCTGGCGATCTGGTCGGTCGTGCTCATCGCGAAGGTACGGGGGCAGCGTCGCGCCGTCCCCCGGGCCGCGGCGCTCGCCACCTGACCGCTCCTCGAAAGGACCCCGCCATGCTCGTCGCCTTCTCCGTCGCCCCGAGCGGCACCGGCCGTGCCGATGGCTCCGTGCACGACGCGGTCGCCGCGGCTGTCCGCGTGGTCCGTGCGTCGGGCCTTCCGCACCGCACGACATCGATGTTCACCGAGATCGAGGGGGAGTGGGACGAGGTCTTCGCCGTCGTGAAGGCGGCGACGGATGCGGTGCTGCCGTTCGGATCCCGAGTCTCCCTCGTGCTGAAGGCCGACATCCGGCCGGGCTACTCGGGAGAGCTCGACGCGAAGGTGGAGCGCCTGGAAGAGGCGATTTCCGCCGTCGACGAGGGCTGATTCGAATCGATTCGTCGCATTCCGGCGGGTTCACTACGATGGGCCGGTGACCTCTTCGACTCGAACGAAGGGGGCGGCGATGTGGGCGCTCCTCTCTCTCGCCATCGGCAGCTTCGGTATCGGCATGACCGAATTCACCATGATGGGTTTGCTGCCCGAGATCGGCCAGCAGCTGCTTCCCGCCCAGTGGGCGGCGAATCCCGACGATGCGATCGCCCAGGCGGGCTGGCTAATCAGCCTCTACGCCCTCGGCGTCGTCGTCGGGGCCCCGACGATCGCCGGGTCGGTCGCGCGGTTCCCCCGGCACCGGGTGATGATCGTGCTGGCGCTCGCGCTCACGGTGTTCAACGCCCTCACGGTGATCGCGCCGACCTTCGAACTCGTCGCCGCCTCCCGCTTCCTGGCGGGTCTGCCCCACGGTGCGTACTTCGGCATCGGCGCGCTCGTCGCCGCCGAGATGCTCGGACCGGGGATGCGGGCGAAGGGTGTGGCGTTCGTGCTCACCGGGCTCACCGTCGCGAACGTGGTGGGCGTTCCGTTCGGCACGTTCCTCGGGCAGCAGTTCGGCTGGCGCGTGGCGTTCGCGGTGGTCGCGGGCATCTTCGCTCTCGCGACCGTGGCGATCGCGGTGTTCGTGCCGGCCCTGCCCGGCCAGCCCGGCCGCACACTGCGCGCGGAGCTCGGAGTGTTCCGCATCCGGCAGGTGTGGTTCGCGCTCGGCACCGGGTCGATCGGCTTCGGCGGGTTCTTCGCCGTCTACAGCTACATTTCTCCGGTCGTGACGGATGTGGCCGGCTCGCCGGCGTGGACGGTGCCGCTGATCCTCGTGGTCATGGGGCTCGGCATGACGGTCGGGAACCTGCTCGGCGGGCACCTGGCCGATGTGGATCTGCGGCGCACGCTGCTCGGCGGGCTCGCGGCCCTCGTGGCGGTGCTCGCGCTTCTCGCCGTGACCGCGCAGTGGATCTTCGTGCTCGCCGCGATGGTCTTCCTCGTGGGGCTGGTGTCGTCCGCGCTGAGCCCCGCGATCCAGTCCCGGCTGATGGATGTCTCCGCAGACAACCAGTCGATCGCGGCGGCGCTCAACCACTCGGCCCTCAACATCGGCAACAGCCTCGGCGCGTACCTCGGCGGCGTCGTGATCGCGGCGGGCTGGGGCTTCCTGGCTCCGACGTGGGTCGGGGTGGGCCTGGCCGCCGCGGGTCTTCTCGTGGCCGTCGTGGGTTATGCCGTCGAGTCGCGGTCGTCCACTCCCGCGCCGATGCTCCGGCCGCACGACACCGCCGCGGGCTGATCGGCGCGGCCTGCCTCAGGCCGACAGCAGACGGCGAAGGTGTCGCGCGACCGCATCCGTTTCGATGAGGAAGCCGTCGTGGCCGAAATCGCTCGCGATCACGACCGTGTCGTCGTCGATCGTGTTCCGGATGCCGCGGCTGATGCGGTGCTGTCCTTCGACCGGGAACAGGCGGTCGCTGTCGATGCCGAGCACCAGGGTCGTCGCGCTGATCTCGCGCAGCGCGTCTTCGACGCCCCCGCGGTCGCGCCCGACGTCGTGCGAGTTCATCGCCTCCACGAGCGTGATGTAGCTGTTCGCGTCGAAACGGCGAGTGAACTTGTTGCCGTGGAAGTCCAGGTACGACTCGACGGCGAACCGGCCGCCGTGTCCGAGCGGGCTGACGCCGGACTGCCAGGAGCGCTGGAAGCGCAGGTTCAGCTCGGTGGGGCTGCGATAGTTCAGAAGCGCCATGCGCCGAGCGAGGGCGAGGCCGCGGTGCGGGCCGTCGCCAGCCTGCGCGTCGTAGTACTCGCCGCCGGTGAAGCGCGGATCCATCCGGATCGCCTCGGTCTGCACCGAGTTCAGCGCGACCTGGTCGGCGGTCGTCACCGGGGGAGCGGCGAGTATCGCCAGACGCGCGACGCGGTCCGGGCGAGTGATGCCCCACTCGAGAGCGTGCATCCCGCCCATGGACCCGCCGACGACGGCGCCCCAGCGGTCGATGCCGAGGAGATCGGCGAGCTCGGCCTGAGCGGCGACCTGGTCGCGGATGGTGAGGTACGGGAAGCGGGCCGCCCACTCGTACCCGTCCGGAGCGACGCTCGCGGGGCCGGTGGAACCCTGGCAGCCGCCGAGCATGTTCGGCGCCACGACGAACCACCGGTCGGTGTCGATCGCCGCACCCGGCCCCACGATGCCGTCCCACCATCCGGCGGTCGCGTGCCCCGCCCCCGCGGGCCCGCGCACGTGGCTGTCGCCCGTGAGGGCGTGCAGGATGAGGATCGCGTTGTCGCGCCGCGCGTTGAGCGCGCCCCACGCCTCGTAGGCGATCCGGTAGGCGGGAAGGGTCTCGCCGCCTTCCGTGCGGAACTCGCCGAAGGCCGCGAAATGGCGTTCACCGCTCGGGTCTCCGTCGCGCCACGCACCGGTGGCGGGCGGTCTGCCGCGGAGCAGGCGCGCGTCGGCCTCCGTCACGAGTGCGCTCGGCACCGTGTCTTCGGAGGTCTGCCAGTCCATGCCCCCATTGTCCCAAGCGGGGTTGCTCCGTCGGGCCGTGTTACGTCATCGCGGGGGACGGGCTTTAACACGGCGCGAGCGGACGCACGGTGAGGGCGATCGGCCTAGCGTCAGGAGACGAAGAGGCCGTGCCCACGGGGACCGCGACGAACGGGCTATCCCGGCGGCCGAATAAGAGGGAGTGAGCCATGGCTCAGAGCGCGGCATCCGACATCCTCACCCGGGTCGGCGGGGCGGAGAACGTGGTGGGTCTCACCCATTGCGCCACCCGTCTCAGATTCCAGTTGCGCGACGCATCGGTCGTCGACGGCGCGGCCGTCGAGGCGATCCTCGGCGTGATGGGCGCCGTCCCTCAGTCCGGCGACCGCTATCAGGTCGTCATCGGCGGCGCGGTGCAGACGGTCTACAACGACATCATGGCGCTGCCGGCGATGGCCTCGGTCGGATCGGGCAGCGACGACGACGCCGCCGCGGTCAAGGCGCGCGAGCGCGCGAAGGGACCGCGCGGAAAGATCGCCTGGCTGGACTCGCTCTTCGAGTTCCTCTCCGATTCCTTCCGCCCGATTCTCGGGGCGCTCCTCGGCGCGTCGCTGTTCATCACCTTCATGGCCCTGATGGGCACGCTCGGTGTGATCGGCAACTGGGCCGACCCGCGCACCGACCTGCCGCCGTCCTGGCAGTTCGTCAACCTGATGTGGCAGTGCGTCTTCGTCTTCCTGCCCCTCCTCGTCGCCTACAACGCGTCGAAGAAGCTCGGTGCGGACCCCTGGGTCGGCTTCGCGATCATGGCCGTCGTCATGCTGCCCGGGTTCAGCGCCCTCGGCTCCTCGCCCGAGGCGTCGCAGATGTCGTTCCTCGGCTCCGATGTGACGACGATCCCGATCTTCGGTGTGCCGCTGACGATCTTCAACTACAGCTCGCAAGTCTTCCCGCCGCTGTTGATGGCGGCCGCCCTCGGCCCGCTGTACAAGCTGCTGCGCAAGATCATCCCGGAGAACGTGCAGCTGATCTTCCTGCCGTTCCTCAGCATGCTCATCATGATCCCGCTGACCGCGTTCCTCATCGGCCCGATGGGCGTCTACGCGGGCGCGGCCCTCGCTGACGGCCTCCGCGCGGTCAACGACTTCTCGCCCTTCATCTTCGCGGTCGTCATCCCGCTCGCGTACCCCTTCATGGTGCCGCTCGGGCTGCACTGGCCCATCAACGCGATCATGCTCCTGAATATCCAGACCCTCGGGTTCGACTACATCCAGGGCCCCATGGGGGCATGGAACTTCGCGTGCTTCGGCGCGACCGCCGGTGTGCTCTTCCTCGCCTGGCGGGAGCGCGACGCCCAGATGAAGCAGACGGCCACGGGTGCGCTCGCCGCCGGCCTGCTGGGCGGAATCTCCGAACCGTCGCTGTACGGCATCCACCTGCGCTTCAAGCGGATCTACCCGCTGATGCTCGTCGGCTGTCTGGTCGGCGGTGTCATCATCGGCATCGGCGGTGGCGTCACGACCAAGGCGTTCGTCTTCACCTCGCTGCTCACGATCCCCGCCTTCGACAACATGCCGCTGTACGCGACGGCCGTGGGCGCGGCGTTCCTGACCGCGATGCTGCTGGTGATCTTCTTCGGGTACCGCGACAAGGAGCCGAAGGCCGAAGCTGCCGGTTCCGTTCCCGCGACGACGACGGCAGTGCCGATGACGGCCGCATCCGGCGCCGTGGGCGCACAGTCGGCCGCATCCGGCGCCGCGGGTACACGCTCCGCCGCGGTCGGTTCCGCCGTCACGATCGCTTCGCCGCTGGATGGCGACCTGGTGCCGTTGTCCGAGGTTCCGGACCCGGTCTTCGCCGCGGGGGTCATGGGGCCGGGCATCGCGATCATCCCGACGGGTGACACCGTCTACTCGCCCGGCGACGGCACCGTCGCGGCGGCGCAACCGACCGGCCACGCGTTCGGTCTGGTCATCGACGGAGGCGTCGAACTGCTCATCCATGTGGGCATCGACACGGTCAACCTGAAGGGCGAGGGGTTCGACGTGAAGGTGAAGGCGGGCGACCGGGTCGTCGCCGGTCAGCCGCTCGTCACGTTCGATCGCGCCCTCATCGAGAAGGCCGGCTACCCGCTCATCACCCCCGTCGTGGTGCTGAACGCGGATGATCTCGGAGAGGTCAACCCGGCCGCATCCG
It includes:
- a CDS encoding GuaB1 family IMP dehydrogenase-related protein, producing MEFYGDDPELDLTYSDVFLIPRRSAVTSRLDVDLSPGDGTTARIPLVSANMNSVTGPRLAATLARRGGLGVLPQDMPLQELDAAIRWVKRQPVRWDTPLVLPPQTTVSDASRMLPATPGHGIVVADAPAEGLSIDDIAGVVPASRLATALPDATLGDLVRGRPVAIDADDVADARAAFDLLVAADAETVCVLHHGHLVGTLSQRSALRSTLYRPAVDANGRLIVAAAIGINGDVASKARALAAAGVDVLVLDTAHGHQEGMLHALRAVSALQLGLPIAAGNIVTGDGVRDLVDAGASILKVGVGPGAMCTTRMMTAVGRPQFSAVLETAAAAREFGAHVWADGGVRYPRDVALALAAGAASVMVGSWFAGTIEAPGELFADAQGRVYKESWGMASTKAVQARFGRLDAYERARKELFAEGISSSKIYLDPLRPGLEDLLDMITSGVRSSFTYAGASTVAEFHDRALVGLQSASGYEEGKALPVSW
- a CDS encoding hemolysin family protein; the protein is MDYVMLGVGLLLTVGTGLFVASEFALVNLDRADLESRRDAGETRLAMTIGALRMTSTHLSSAQLGITLTTLLTGYTMEPAISNLLRPVLSGWGIAEGIVVGVSSVIGITIATVFSMIIGELVPKNFALAIPRQTAILVMPFQVAFTTVFRPAVALLNGSANGILRSVGIEPKEELSGARTAEELSSLVRRSASAGVLEKDTASLLDRTLTFARLSADDVMTPRPRVHAVAASDSADDVIQLARSTGHSRFPVYDESMDDIVGIVHLKAAVAVPRDRRGDVPAAALASEALRVPETVHLDVLVAELRARGYQMAIVVDEYGGTAGVVTLEDLVEEIVGEVLDEHDRRRAEIVRGADSVTFSAALRPDELSDRAGVRVPEGDVYDTVGGFLMSELERIPRVGDEVEIEDGTLAVARMDGRRVDRVKFTPRSMPGDTPDHVAREARGGESR
- a CDS encoding hemolysin family protein; translated protein: MSDWVGIVWLVVLLVFNAFFVGAEFAVISARRSQIEPLAEKGSRAAKTALWAMEHATLMLATCQLGITICSLLILNVSEPAIHHLLAVPLELTGWSEGVVDIVAFAFALVLVSYLHVVFGEMVPKNLAFSVPDRAVLMLAPPLVWVSKVFRPIIVSLNWTANHIVRLFRVEPKDEAASTFTLEEVATIVNQSRIEGVLDDSAGAVAAVVEFTDKKAKDAAVPLAELVTLPQHTTAAEIERAVARHGFSRYVIVDDAGVPVGYVHLKDVLRVTEDPADPRPDRVIPAKRIHQMVPLQETTDLEDALALMRRAGRHLAQVRDATGRTTAVLFLEDIIEELIGEVQDATRRAR
- a CDS encoding NADH:flavin oxidoreductase/NADH oxidase is translated as MSQLFSALTICSAHMRNRLWVAPMCQYSAQNGMPGEWHHVHLAQFASGGAGLVISEATAVSPVGRISPEDTGIWNDEQRDAWKPIVAAIHSRGAVAGIQLAHAGRKGSTWSPFSGHHGTVPPADGGWEPVAPSAIAYEGYAVPRELTAFEIDQVVADFGAAARRTVEAGFVVLEVHAAHGYLLHQFLSPLANTRTDEYGGPLSGRAHLLLRVVDAVRREAPEAALFVRFSGTDWAEGGWTIEETVQVAQWAAEHGADFFDISSGGLVAHQQISAGPGYQVPLARRLHEAGLPVSAIGLIDSGAQAEQVLVDGDADAVMAAREWLRDPHFALRAAGELGVSAPWPPQYERAARRH
- a CDS encoding ADP-dependent NAD(P)H-hydrate dehydratase, translated to MVVTEWNAACTRRSLREPTAADDKYSRGVVGMRTGSEAYPGAALLGVEAAWRTGTGMVRYIGPPRPTALVLSRRPETVTSSGRVQAWVIGSGTDAASRSALETSALVRILSGTVPVVVDAGALDLAADATAPVIVTPHAREFDRLRAVLGLPALRPDADDAERTDAARDTATALGGVVLLKGSATLVADPGGDVRIVRAGTPWLATAGTGDVLGGVLGAVIAGGVARDESGDPGRWLADAVASASWLHGRAGNAAAERLGGSGGPITALDVAEALPGVVGALLASASD